A single genomic interval of Mucilaginibacter boryungensis harbors:
- a CDS encoding RNA polymerase sigma factor: MTEEDLHQLIRGCAKQDRKCQKMLYKAFYGFAMGICLRYAGNRDEAAEVMNQGFFKVFTHIDRYDHDRPFKAWLGRIMMNASIDHYRANLKMAYTDDLDKAEHISDGELADKKLSYDELLAMVQLLPQAYRTVFNLFAIEGYGHDEIGEMLGISAGTSKSNLHKARQKLKQMILKADQPYTDRGDGKMTYSSVVAINSTDMNGVFFNRGIRI, from the coding sequence ATGACAGAGGAAGATTTACATCAACTGATCAGAGGCTGCGCTAAGCAGGATAGAAAATGCCAAAAAATGCTGTACAAAGCTTTTTATGGCTTTGCTATGGGTATTTGCTTAAGATATGCGGGTAACAGGGACGAGGCTGCAGAAGTGATGAACCAGGGATTTTTTAAAGTATTTACACATATAGACAGGTACGATCATGATCGACCTTTTAAAGCATGGCTGGGCCGCATTATGATGAATGCTTCTATAGACCATTACCGGGCCAACTTGAAAATGGCCTATACGGATGACCTGGATAAAGCTGAACATATTAGCGACGGGGAACTGGCCGATAAAAAATTAAGTTACGATGAGCTTTTAGCCATGGTACAATTGTTACCCCAGGCCTACAGAACAGTATTTAACTTATTTGCAATTGAAGGTTATGGGCATGATGAAATTGGCGAAATGCTTGGCATTAGCGCCGGGACATCAAAATCAAACCTGCACAAAGCACGACAAAAACTAAAACAAATGATATTAAAAGCCGACCAGCCATATACAGACCGTGGCGACGGTAAAATGACCTATTCATCTGTTGTAGCAATAAATTCAACAGATATGAACGGGGTATTCTTTAACAGGGGAATCAGGATATGA
- a CDS encoding cold-shock protein: MQTQGTVKFFNGTKGFGFITPTAGGQDVFVHSTGLIDEIRENDQVSYEVENGKKGINAINVKVL, translated from the coding sequence ATGCAAACACAAGGAACAGTAAAATTTTTTAACGGAACAAAAGGTTTCGGCTTTATTACACCTACAGCAGGTGGCCAGGACGTATTTGTTCACTCTACAGGCCTTATTGACGAAATCCGTGAGAACGACCAAGTATCTTACGAGGTTGAAAACGGCAAAAAAGGTATCAACGCGATAAATGTAAAAGTACTTTAA
- a CDS encoding MG2 domain-containing protein, which yields MNYLKHQFALALLFISVSALAQTPPPVQNKMKLFFEKVYIHTDRALYAPGEDLWFKAYVINARDNHLIGTSKNLYVELIAPGDSIVSKEIVYLEDGIAKGDFSIKPKLPAGNYRLRAYTNWMRNFGDNFIFEKPVTITGNTEATGKRAVTSIQAEKNRTSTSILSQPALRFFPEGGSLVNEISSIVAVRAENAQGKGIPAAGAIISAAGDTVAHFSCDSLGMGAFALLPFAGQSYHGTIKYQGQNITAQLPAALANGLALKIAKKDTLLYITISCDKATAASLAGKPFTLSAKHAGSTVIDQQIQLTGNQVSVKIPQDILPEGIAAFTLYDDQHKPNCERLIYIDRSTNTVKFAIGLDKPVYKPRERVNVNIKITDAKNHPVNGNLSVAVVDAGLNPVERSNIAAYFMLQSEIKGNIEHAERYFDTTNINRVKQLDLLLLTQGWRDFVWKRLADAPINISYLPEQGFTLNGRVKKESNKAPVAAANVTLSAPRASGQKLFFTQTDASGNYYFDNLQLFGEQNVRVSTRDVKGEANGIIELDSLATHSLSVNKAGVKSNQDVNPQLIAEVARRAPLIKGLDSVTNLKEVKIRGTHNITLRDQIAVTSGYPDEVLNVKADDLTFKSLKAYILYASKQAKPDPNGDNIVFFADGHTYKPRIIVDNTEVPFTDEDDADILEHYYNSYLNLPMNVVEKVVIKRLMAGLKAPKIGGNQQANIMGNTVLGAKSGGINFIFIIYLTLKPGALQKNNGGITTANIQGYYEARTFYKPIHNSTGFDSSKPDMRNTIHWEPMVKTDATGSAKVSFYNADPKTTVRVIVQGVTDTGEPVNAVKNYVVK from the coding sequence ATGAATTACCTTAAACATCAATTTGCTCTTGCTCTCCTGTTTATATCAGTCAGTGCATTGGCACAAACGCCGCCGCCCGTTCAAAACAAAATGAAGCTGTTTTTTGAAAAGGTATATATACATACCGACAGGGCCTTATATGCACCGGGCGAAGACCTGTGGTTTAAAGCATACGTAATTAATGCACGCGATAACCATTTGATAGGCACCAGTAAAAACCTGTATGTTGAACTTATTGCACCCGGTGATAGTATAGTGAGTAAAGAGATCGTCTATTTAGAGGATGGAATAGCCAAAGGCGATTTTTCAATTAAACCCAAACTGCCTGCCGGCAATTATAGATTAAGGGCCTATACTAACTGGATGCGCAACTTCGGCGATAATTTTATTTTTGAAAAACCGGTTACCATAACTGGAAATACAGAAGCAACAGGCAAAAGAGCGGTCACTTCAATACAAGCTGAGAAAAATCGAACATCTACCTCTATTCTTTCACAGCCTGCCCTCCGTTTTTTTCCTGAAGGCGGTTCGCTGGTGAACGAAATTAGTTCGATTGTAGCGGTTAGGGCCGAGAACGCACAAGGTAAAGGCATACCGGCTGCTGGAGCAATTATTTCTGCCGCAGGCGATACCGTGGCGCATTTTAGTTGTGATTCGTTAGGTATGGGTGCATTTGCGCTACTCCCATTCGCGGGACAAAGCTATCATGGCACCATCAAATACCAGGGGCAAAATATCACTGCTCAATTACCTGCGGCTTTAGCGAACGGGTTAGCCCTAAAAATTGCAAAAAAGGACACTTTATTATATATAACTATCAGTTGCGATAAGGCGACGGCTGCATCCCTGGCTGGTAAACCGTTTACTTTATCAGCTAAACACGCGGGGAGCACCGTAATTGATCAGCAGATACAATTAACTGGCAACCAGGTATCGGTTAAAATACCCCAGGATATTTTGCCTGAAGGAATAGCTGCATTTACCTTATATGATGATCAGCATAAACCCAATTGTGAGCGCTTAATATATATTGATCGCTCCACAAACACTGTTAAATTTGCTATTGGTTTAGATAAACCCGTTTACAAACCAAGGGAACGGGTTAATGTAAACATCAAGATTACAGATGCTAAAAACCATCCGGTTAACGGCAACCTTTCGGTAGCGGTGGTGGATGCAGGGCTTAATCCGGTAGAGCGCAGCAATATTGCCGCTTATTTTATGCTGCAATCTGAAATAAAAGGTAATATTGAACATGCCGAACGTTATTTTGATACCACTAACATAAATAGGGTAAAGCAATTAGACCTGTTATTACTTACCCAGGGCTGGCGCGATTTTGTTTGGAAGCGGCTGGCCGATGCACCCATTAATATATCCTATTTACCCGAGCAGGGCTTTACGCTGAACGGCCGGGTAAAAAAGGAATCGAACAAGGCGCCTGTTGCCGCAGCAAATGTTACGCTATCGGCGCCCAGGGCAAGCGGGCAAAAGTTGTTCTTTACACAAACAGACGCTTCAGGTAATTATTACTTTGATAATTTACAGTTATTTGGCGAACAAAACGTTCGTGTATCTACCCGTGATGTTAAAGGTGAAGCAAATGGCATTATCGAACTTGACTCCCTGGCTACGCATAGTCTGTCCGTTAATAAAGCCGGTGTTAAATCCAACCAGGATGTAAACCCGCAACTTATAGCAGAAGTGGCCAGGCGCGCGCCTTTGATAAAAGGTTTGGACAGCGTGACCAACTTGAAAGAGGTAAAAATAAGGGGCACCCACAATATTACCCTGCGCGACCAGATTGCAGTAACTAGCGGTTACCCTGATGAGGTATTAAACGTTAAAGCCGACGATTTGACCTTTAAAAGTTTGAAGGCTTATATACTGTACGCTTCCAAACAAGCAAAACCCGACCCTAATGGGGATAATATTGTTTTTTTTGCTGATGGCCATACTTATAAGCCCAGAATTATAGTTGACAATACAGAGGTCCCTTTTACTGACGAAGATGACGCTGATATATTAGAGCATTATTATAATTCCTACCTCAATTTGCCTATGAATGTTGTGGAGAAAGTAGTGATAAAGCGATTAATGGCCGGATTAAAAGCCCCTAAAATTGGCGGCAACCAGCAGGCAAACATAATGGGCAATACAGTGTTAGGGGCCAAAAGTGGCGGGATAAACTTTATTTTTATAATTTATCTTACTTTAAAACCCGGTGCTTTGCAAAAGAACAACGGCGGGATAACCACAGCTAACATTCAGGGATATTATGAAGCACGCACCTTTTACAAACCCATACATAATAGTACAGGCTTCGATTCATCTAAGCCTGATATGAGGAATACCATACATTGGGAACCTATGGTTAAGACAGATGCCACAGGATCTGCAAAGGTTAGTTTCTATAACGCTGATCCAAAAACAACGGTACGCGTAATTGTGCAAGGGGTTACCGATACCGGTGAACCGGTTAATGCAGTAAAGAATTATGTAGTGAAATAA
- a CDS encoding bile acid:sodium symporter family protein — protein MKKANLYTLAFGAAIACLIVFFILIGTGHISNGGPAIILFFLLLAVGFSGSATLKGFTYTIIIFAAVALALYYPAHFVDLNGYKLSNLITPLLQVIMFGMGTSMSVHDFAGVLKNPRGVFIGVGSHFVIMPLIGFTLAHLSGFQPEIAAGIVLIGCSPNGMASNVISYLAKANLALSITITAVSTLLSPLLTPLLIKLLAGSFIEINVLSMMWDIIKMVIMPIGAGLVFNHFLHGKVKWLDKALPVVSMAGIAIIILIIISAGRNSLLTIGPLLIFLVLVHNLLGYSLGYWSGRLFRMSERDCRTMAIEVGMQNGGLASGLAKGMGKIATVGLAPAIFGPVMNITGSVLASWWHRKPTNREQAETVTLT, from the coding sequence TTGAAAAAAGCTAATTTATATACCCTGGCTTTCGGTGCGGCTATAGCCTGCCTGATTGTGTTTTTTATATTGATAGGTACCGGCCATATTAGCAATGGCGGGCCGGCAATTATTCTTTTCTTTTTATTACTGGCCGTGGGTTTCAGCGGCAGCGCTACACTAAAAGGCTTTACTTATACTATCATCATATTTGCGGCCGTAGCTTTGGCGTTATATTATCCGGCACACTTTGTTGATCTTAACGGTTATAAACTGTCCAACCTTATTACGCCGCTATTGCAGGTAATTATGTTTGGCATGGGTACTTCTATGAGCGTGCATGATTTTGCCGGCGTACTTAAAAACCCGCGCGGCGTTTTTATCGGCGTGGGCAGTCATTTTGTAATTATGCCTCTAATTGGCTTTACGCTGGCCCATTTAAGCGGCTTCCAGCCGGAAATAGCCGCGGGCATAGTGCTGATCGGCTGTTCGCCAAATGGTATGGCTTCCAACGTTATATCGTACCTGGCTAAAGCAAACCTGGCGTTATCTATTACTATTACCGCTGTGTCTACGCTGTTATCACCATTGCTTACCCCGCTGCTTATTAAATTACTGGCCGGCAGCTTTATTGAAATAAATGTGCTGAGCATGATGTGGGATATTATTAAAATGGTAATAATGCCTATAGGTGCCGGATTGGTTTTCAATCATTTTCTACACGGAAAGGTAAAATGGTTGGATAAAGCGCTGCCGGTAGTTTCCATGGCGGGTATAGCCATTATCATCCTGATCATTATATCGGCCGGCCGCAACAGTTTGTTAACCATTGGCCCTTTACTGATATTTCTGGTGCTTGTACATAATTTACTGGGTTACAGCTTAGGGTATTGGTCGGGAAGGTTATTCAGGATGAGCGAGCGCGATTGCCGTACAATGGCTATTGAAGTAGGCATGCAAAACGGTGGCCTTGCATCGGGCCTGGCTAAAGGTATGGGTAAAATAGCTACCGTAGGCCTTGCTCCCGCTATTTTTGGCCCGGTAATGAATATTACAGGATCGGTGCTGGCCTCGTGGTGGCACCGTAAACCAACTAATCGTGAACAAGCAGAAACGGTTACCTTAACATAA
- a CDS encoding glycosyltransferase family 2 protein codes for MVPVSVVIITKNEADVIQRSVAMARLITDDIVIIDNGSSDDTGKIATEYGCRVFQKNWDGYGANKNKGIACARYNWILSIDADEIIDEELVTALHHLHYNNPDTVYNIRFKTYFGDKLISFGSWGRDHHVRLFHRGTVKWSELPVHETLLFPKGTKQKTLAGFIHHYSVKNEKECREKALHYALLSAKKYYHIGKKSNFIKLYLSPAFNFLRNYCLYLGFLDGWEGWCIAKNTARHTWLKYHHLYQLESMPIQKTYQSDNLLYMYPQIKQTS; via the coding sequence ATGGTTCCTGTTTCAGTTGTCATTATTACAAAGAACGAGGCTGACGTTATTCAACGCAGTGTTGCAATGGCTCGGTTAATTACCGATGATATTGTAATTATTGATAATGGCAGCAGCGATGATACCGGCAAAATAGCAACTGAATACGGATGCCGGGTATTCCAAAAAAATTGGGACGGTTACGGCGCTAACAAAAACAAAGGCATAGCCTGCGCCCGGTACAATTGGATATTAAGTATTGATGCGGATGAAATAATTGACGAAGAGCTGGTTACAGCGCTCCATCACCTGCATTATAACAACCCTGATACTGTTTATAACATCAGGTTTAAAACTTATTTTGGCGATAAGCTGATCAGTTTCGGTAGTTGGGGCCGCGACCATCACGTGCGCTTATTCCATCGCGGTACGGTAAAATGGTCGGAATTGCCCGTACACGAAACTTTGCTATTCCCCAAAGGCACCAAACAAAAAACCCTTGCGGGTTTTATACATCATTATTCGGTTAAAAACGAGAAAGAGTGCCGGGAAAAGGCTTTACACTATGCTTTGCTGAGCGCAAAAAAATACTACCACATTGGTAAAAAAAGTAATTTTATTAAATTATACCTTTCCCCTGCTTTTAATTTCTTGCGGAACTATTGCTTATACCTGGGCTTTTTAGATGGTTGGGAAGGATGGTGCATTGCCAAAAATACCGCCAGACACACTTGGCTTAAGTACCATCACCTGTATCAGTTAGAAAGTATGCCTATCCAAAAAACTTACCAAAGCGATAACCTGTTATACATGTACCCGCAAATAAAGCAAACGTCTTAG
- a CDS encoding glycosyltransferase family 4 protein, translating into MNILYLCDEYPPGQHGGIGSAVQLMARQMAAMGYTVVVAGLYTPGYGGEDEFWDEGVKVYRFRLELDGRFFEKRSRLMVRIVTRLLKDTGLMQRDIRKRLPEFKDRLEEIIDRYHIDLVEMPDYNDYIKFCTSYLPFPKLSVPVIVKLHGSITYTRQVTKLPPAHIIKMEQDILNQAVAVVGVSEYMARESAKYLSYTKAIEVIYNGIDTDIAIDITRNTEQVIYTGTLVASKGIYQLAKAWNLVNKAVPGARLIICGRGDQRKVISYLSNEAKKTVTFTGHITKQALFKHLSSSVISVFPSYSEAFALAPLEAMACGTAVINTKRTSGPELIEDKIDGLLVDPDDVEQIASSIISLLNNPDVCKTLAVRGNKKVKAQFDIKTIAQQHVEFYKRILQLDL; encoded by the coding sequence ATGAACATACTATACCTGTGCGATGAGTATCCTCCCGGTCAGCACGGGGGCATAGGCAGTGCGGTACAGTTAATGGCCCGGCAAATGGCGGCAATGGGCTATACGGTTGTGGTTGCAGGGTTGTACACCCCGGGTTACGGCGGCGAAGATGAATTTTGGGATGAAGGGGTAAAAGTTTACCGCTTCCGCCTGGAGCTTGACGGAAGATTTTTTGAAAAGCGCAGCCGACTAATGGTACGCATAGTTACCCGGTTACTTAAAGATACCGGACTTATGCAACGGGATATCCGTAAAAGACTGCCTGAATTTAAAGACCGGCTGGAAGAAATTATTGACCGGTACCATATCGACCTGGTTGAAATGCCTGACTATAATGATTATATAAAGTTTTGTACATCGTATCTGCCCTTTCCTAAACTATCGGTGCCTGTGATAGTGAAGTTGCATGGCTCAATAACCTATACCAGGCAGGTAACAAAACTACCGCCCGCACATATTATTAAAATGGAGCAGGATATTTTAAATCAGGCGGTGGCGGTTGTTGGTGTAAGCGAGTATATGGCCCGGGAAAGCGCTAAATATTTATCGTACACAAAAGCTATTGAGGTAATATATAACGGAATAGATACGGATATTGCTATTGATATAACAAGAAATACAGAGCAAGTTATTTATACCGGTACCCTTGTAGCCTCGAAAGGGATATATCAATTAGCCAAGGCATGGAACCTGGTAAATAAAGCCGTCCCCGGTGCACGGTTAATAATTTGCGGCAGGGGAGACCAGAGAAAGGTAATTTCTTATTTATCAAACGAGGCTAAAAAAACAGTGACCTTTACCGGGCATATTACTAAACAGGCTTTATTTAAGCATTTATCATCTTCGGTAATAAGCGTGTTCCCTTCCTATTCCGAAGCTTTTGCCCTGGCGCCGTTAGAAGCTATGGCTTGCGGTACAGCCGTCATTAATACCAAGCGCACATCAGGACCTGAATTAATTGAAGATAAGATAGATGGCTTATTGGTAGATCCGGATGATGTTGAACAAATAGCTTCCTCTATCATCTCTCTTTTAAATAACCCTGACGTATGTAAAACCCTGGCAGTAAGGGGTAATAAAAAAGTAAAGGCGCAGTTTGATATCAAAACTATAGCCCAACAGCATGTTGAGTTTTACAAACGTATATTACAGCTTGATTTATAA